From Caloenas nicobarica isolate bCalNic1 chromosome 18, bCalNic1.hap1, whole genome shotgun sequence, a single genomic window includes:
- the TSEN54 gene encoding tRNA-splicing endonuclease subunit Sen54, protein MEAGGSRSPSAAEVLAAHGRKAPPRPHGQKDFIPDGSAEQAEKLRRCREEQWQLLSEEPVERLGNLVKAEWKPGQGIVELQSPAGKFWHTMGFSERGKQCLLPEEALYLLECGYVQLFYRDLPLSVQEAYEILLSQEAVSLPHYQVFSHLKQLGYIVLRFDPSTVPSPYERQLNLESHCKSSGKHHCKRRRSSSPPSHEKKPKVSEDFAEAEGTSKKAKDDCGDSSCLPINEKPLSEQPKESDASSGERESSPAPLHTGQKDTLTPCRSQAGDHKGSSTGTCAPHWDFTSIIFPNVAPDQPCTHLPIPDDRVLPKNVPGREVDAACWCARINQKREKMSQKEREQRERESRYKSSVNADREVRRCSSWQEYKALLKQRSQQKVWKRPPHLWDQAVTPLLRPDEATSSAALLQQISVLQPSHILDGASRLQEDPEGMKIDFNVYQADAVAKFKKTNPGKPYVRMCVRSFDEQIPSLRALKQVTYQSGDIPVVFALVDHGEIAFFSLKEFKLPVDVNH, encoded by the exons ATGGAGGCCGGCGGGTCGCGCAGCCCCAG CGCGGCGGAGGTGCTGGCGGCCCACGGCCGCAAGGCCCCTCCGCGTCCCCACGGCCAGAAGGATTTCATCCCCGACGGCTCGGCCGAGCAGGCGGAGAAGCTGCGCCGGTGCCGGGAGGAGCAGTGGCAGCTCCTCTCCGAGGAGCCTGTGGAGCGGCT GGGGAATCTGGTGAAAGCTGAGTGGAAGCCAGGACAGGGCATTGTGGAGCTGCAGTCCCCTGCG GGGAAGTTCTGGCACACCATGGGGTTCTCAGAGCGTGGCAAACAGTGCCTGCTGCCCGAGGAGGCTCTGTACCTGCTGGAGTGT GGCTATGTTCAGCTCTTCTACAGAGATCTGCCCTTGTCAGTCCAGGAAGCCTATGAGATCCTGCTCTCCCAGGAAGCAGTGAGCCTGCCACATTACCAG GTGTTCAGCCACTTGAAGCAACTGGGTTATATTGTACTGAGATTCGACCCCAG CACTGTCCCGTCTCCCTACGAGAGGCAACTGAACCTGGAAAGTCACTGCAAGAGCTCTGGGAAACACCATTGCAAAAGGAGGAGGAGTTCTAGCCCCCC GTCACATGAGAAGAAACCTAAGGTATCTGAGGACTTTGCAGAAGCTGAAGGGACCTCAAAAAAAGCTAAAGATGACTGTGGAGACTCCAGCTGCCTTCCCATCAATGAAAAGCCCTTGTCAGAGCAGCCAAAGGAATCAGATGCTAGCAGTGGAGAGAGGGAGTCAAGCCCAGCTCCTCTTCATACGGGACAAAAGGACACCTTGACCCCCTGTAGGAGCCAGGCTGGAGACCACAAGGGGAGCAGCACTGGCACCTGTGCACCCCACTGGGATTTTACGAGCATCATCTTCCCAAACGTGGCCCCAGACCAGCCATGCACACATCTCCCCATACCTGATGACAGGGTCCTGCCAAAGAACGTGCCAGGGAGGGAGGTTGATGCAGCTTGCTGGTGTGCGCGCATCAATCAGAAACGGGAGAAGATGTCgcagaaggaaagggagcagcgAGAGAGGGAGAGCAGGTACAAGAGCAGTGTCAATGCTGACCGGGAGGTGAGGCGCTGCTCCAGCTGGCAGGAGTACAAAGCCCTTTTGAAGCAGAGGAGCCAGCAGAAGGTTTGGAAACGGCCGCCACATCTCTGGGACCAAGCTGTCACTCCACTTTTGCGGCCAGATGAAGCTACCTCATCAG CTGCGCTCCTCCAGCAGATCAGCGTGCTGCAGCCCTCCCACATACTGGATGGAGCCTCCCG GCTGCAGGAGGACCCAGAGGGCATGAAGATAGACTTCAATGTGTATCAAGCAGATGCTGTGGCCAAGTTTAAGAAGACAAACCCTGGGAAGCCATATGTCAGGATGTGTGTTCGGAG ctttgACGAGCAGATTCCATCTCTTCGGGCTTTGAAGCAGGTTACATATCAGAGTGGGGACATCCCGGTGGTCTTTGCACTGGTGGATCATGgagaaattgcctttttttcgCTAAAGGAATTCAAGCTGCCAGTTGATGTTAATCACTGA